In the Numida meleagris isolate 19003 breed g44 Domestic line chromosome 5, NumMel1.0, whole genome shotgun sequence genome, one interval contains:
- the LOC110400698 gene encoding aldehyde oxidase 3-like — MACHDQQSDDLVFFVNGKKVIERQADPGELLLYYLRKKLRLSGTKYGCGVGGCGACTVMLSTYDPVAKKIRHHPANSCLLPICSLHGAAVTTVEGVGSIKNRINPIQEMEYGAWKFSLTYCHAGIISQSPQHRPVHSCFVAWQFSEGIGKNKEHCSVSIITPAWHLASSLRTTCCLCCGEACQMPWLPVWLLHSWNGDVHICFTEKPCETFHGTDNFCTGW; from the exons ATGGCTTGCCATGACCAACAATCAGATGACCTTGTCTTTTTTGTGAATGGCAAGAAG GTAATTGAGAGGCAGGCAGATCCTGGAGAATTACTCCTGTATTATCTAAGAAAGAAAC TCCGTCTCTCAGGAACAAAATATGGCTGTGGAGTAGGAGGCTGTGGTGCATGCACTGTAATGTTATCTACATATGACCCAGTTGCCAAGAAGATACG ACACCATCCTGCCAACTCCTGTCTGCTCCCCATATGCTCACTGCATGGTGCTGCTGTTACTACCGTGGAAGGGGTTGGAAGCATAAAAAACAGGATTAATCCAATTCAG GAAATGGAATACGGAGCATGGAAGTTTTCCCTAACGTACTGCCATGCAGGGATTATATCACAATCTCCACAGCACAGACCTGTCCATTCCTGTTTCGTGGCATGGCAATTTTCAGAAGGGATTGGGAAGAACAAAGAGCACTGCTCAGTTTCAATTATTACACCAGCATGGCATCTAGCCAGCTCATTGAGGACAACATGCTGCTTATGTTGTG GAGAGGCTTGCCAAATGCCATGGCTCCCAGTGTGGCTTCTGCACTCCTGGAATGGTGATGTCCATATATGCTTTACTGAGAAACCATGTGAAACCTTCCATGGAACAGATAATTTCTGCACTGGATG GTAA